A window of Lysobacter terrestris contains these coding sequences:
- a CDS encoding class I SAM-dependent methyltransferase, whose translation MLGRAIDYLIDYKDRQRVAIALAKGGASMLSRQVDLRDPATWEFSGFSQNGEDGIIDVLRRQLASANRCVVEIGAADGTENNSSWLLTTAGYEGLMIEGDPRQSARARRNVARYSIGSQCVPMFVTLESVDAILAKAPHRDPDVFSLDIDGNDYHIANALFDRGFRPKIVSVEYNSAFGPERSIASKYTADFRRATAHPSLLYYGVSVGGWKTFFARRGYRFITVDANGVNAFFVDPAHFNAGFVDGVKGLAFAENRYQLRAQGRDHAGQFALIADQPLEQV comes from the coding sequence ATGCTGGGCAGGGCCATCGACTACCTGATCGACTACAAGGATCGCCAGCGCGTCGCGATCGCGCTCGCGAAGGGCGGCGCTTCGATGCTTTCGCGACAGGTCGACCTGCGGGACCCCGCCACGTGGGAGTTCTCGGGCTTCAGCCAGAACGGCGAGGACGGGATCATCGACGTGCTGCGCCGCCAGCTGGCATCCGCCAATCGCTGCGTCGTCGAGATCGGCGCGGCCGACGGCACCGAGAACAACAGCAGCTGGCTGCTCACTACCGCCGGCTACGAAGGCCTGATGATCGAAGGCGACCCGCGCCAATCGGCGCGCGCGCGCCGCAACGTCGCGCGTTACAGCATCGGCAGCCAATGCGTGCCGATGTTCGTCACCCTCGAGTCGGTGGACGCGATCCTGGCGAAGGCGCCGCACCGCGACCCGGACGTGTTCTCCCTCGACATCGACGGCAACGACTACCACATCGCCAACGCGCTGTTCGATCGCGGCTTCCGACCGAAGATCGTGTCGGTGGAATACAACTCGGCGTTCGGCCCGGAGCGCAGCATCGCGTCGAAGTACACCGCCGACTTCCGCCGCGCGACCGCGCACCCCTCGCTGCTGTACTACGGCGTGTCCGTCGGCGGGTGGAAGACGTTCTTCGCGCGACGCGGCTACCGCTTCATCACGGTCGATGCCAATGGAGTGAATGCGTTCTTCGTCGATCCGGCGCATTTCAACGCCGGGTTCGTCGATGGCGTAAAGGGCCTCGCCTTCGCGGAAAACCGCTACCAGCTGCGCGCGCAGGGCCGCGATCACGCGGGCCAGTTCGCGCTCATCGCCGACCAGCCGCTCGAGCAGGTGTGA
- a CDS encoding class I SAM-dependent methyltransferase codes for MTDAHVDVYAHANPVFVRTVRAHGGRPEVLDVGCWNGTLGRALIRDANATVDGIERDAEQAQHARENGYRRVDVGDLDRGVPDADGRTYDFLLFGDVLEHTMHPDQVLAALVPRLKPGGRALLSLPNIAFAVNRLTHLLGRWDYRDYGILDRTHLRFFTKRTMVQLVEGAGLRVVRIDGYVGLHKHPWFVREPLRWLGRAWPSLFAIQIVLEAVPASGPRTPRD; via the coding sequence ATGACCGACGCGCATGTCGATGTGTACGCGCACGCGAACCCGGTGTTCGTTCGCACCGTGCGCGCGCATGGCGGGCGACCGGAGGTGCTCGACGTAGGCTGCTGGAACGGCACCCTGGGGCGCGCGCTGATCCGCGACGCCAACGCCACGGTCGATGGCATCGAGCGCGACGCCGAACAAGCGCAACACGCCCGCGAGAACGGTTACCGACGCGTCGACGTCGGCGACCTCGACCGCGGCGTGCCGGATGCCGACGGCCGCACCTACGACTTCCTCCTGTTCGGCGACGTGCTCGAGCACACCATGCATCCCGATCAAGTGCTCGCCGCGCTGGTGCCCCGGCTCAAGCCCGGCGGGCGTGCGCTGCTGTCGCTGCCCAATATCGCGTTCGCGGTGAATCGCCTGACGCATTTGCTGGGCCGGTGGGACTACAGGGACTACGGCATCCTCGATCGCACGCACCTGCGCTTCTTCACCAAACGCACGATGGTGCAGCTGGTCGAAGGCGCCGGCCTGCGCGTGGTGCGCATCGACGGCTACGTCGGTCTGCACAAGCATCCGTGGTTCGTGCGCGAACCTCTTCGCTGGCTCGGCCGCGCGTGGCCTAGCCTCTTCGCCATCCAGATCGTGCTCGAAGCGGTGCCCGCTTCGGGGCCACGCACGCCCCGGGACTGA
- a CDS encoding glycosyltransferase family 2 protein — translation MQPRLSICIATLNRGAYIGETLDTIVGQLRDDVELVIVDGASKDDTQVVVGRYVAADARVSYVRLPKASGVDQDYDLAVSHARGEYCWLMTDDDLLKPGAVDRVLAALDGNVELVIVNTEVRTIDFGGTLRGALVAKQDDVEYAPADADRLLVDTAHALSFIGCVVILRSFWIARDRAAYYGSLFVHVGVIFQSRTPRTRVIAKPLITIRYGNAMWTPRGFEIWMFKWPSLVWSFAGVSEAAKARICAREPWRQPQKLLLYRSIGGYARGEYDRYLAACPMTTTKRLLSRTIAWMPPRFANALSSLYCGLFARHARMNIYDLSRSPHATFVARAVARSAGY, via the coding sequence ATGCAGCCGAGGTTGTCCATCTGCATCGCGACCCTCAATCGCGGCGCGTACATCGGCGAGACACTCGACACGATCGTCGGCCAGCTGCGCGACGACGTCGAGCTGGTGATCGTCGACGGCGCATCGAAGGACGACACGCAAGTCGTCGTCGGCCGATACGTTGCCGCCGATGCCCGCGTGAGCTACGTGCGCCTGCCGAAGGCGTCCGGCGTCGACCAGGACTACGATCTCGCCGTCTCGCACGCGCGCGGCGAGTACTGCTGGCTGATGACGGACGACGACCTGTTGAAACCAGGCGCCGTCGATCGCGTCCTGGCCGCATTGGATGGCAACGTCGAACTGGTGATCGTCAATACCGAAGTGCGCACGATCGATTTCGGTGGCACCCTGCGCGGCGCACTCGTCGCCAAGCAGGACGACGTCGAATACGCGCCGGCAGACGCCGACCGCCTGCTCGTCGACACCGCGCATGCGCTGAGTTTCATCGGCTGCGTCGTCATCCTGCGCAGCTTCTGGATCGCGCGCGATCGCGCTGCGTACTACGGTTCGTTGTTCGTGCACGTCGGCGTGATCTTCCAGTCGCGCACGCCGCGCACCCGCGTCATCGCCAAGCCGCTGATAACGATCCGTTACGGCAATGCGATGTGGACGCCGCGCGGGTTCGAGATCTGGATGTTCAAGTGGCCGTCGCTCGTCTGGTCGTTCGCAGGCGTATCCGAAGCCGCGAAGGCGCGCATCTGCGCGCGCGAACCGTGGCGGCAACCCCAGAAGCTGTTGCTGTACCGGAGCATCGGCGGCTATGCGCGCGGAGAGTACGATCGCTACCTCGCGGCCTGTCCGATGACGACCACGAAGCGACTGCTGTCGCGCACGATTGCCTGGATGCCGCCACGCTTCGCCAACGCGCTGTCGAGCCTGTATTGCGGCCTGTTCGCGCGCCATGCGCGCATGAACATCTACGACCTCTCGCGCAGCCCGCACGCGACGTTCGTGGCGCGCGCCGTCGCGCGGTCGGCGGGCTACTGA
- a CDS encoding glycoside hydrolase family 99-like domain-containing protein, with the protein MHASPPQDAPRARAIAFYLPQFHPIPENDAWWGAGFTEWTNVVTGKPRFAGHYQPHLPADLGFYDLRVPETRQAQASMARAAGIEAFCYYHYWFKGKRLLHRPIDEVLASGEPDFPFCFCWANQTWSRAWSGRDHDVLIAQDYGDADDAAHIAWLIDAFRDPRYVRVDGRPLFLVYLPESLPDATALLARWRQACVDAGVASPYFCGMRTGFSTLDAAGIRALGFDGVVEFEPNRKHFPASKNATGHAVSLLQRLLPARWYDALRNSRFLGNRNLNTVVDYAAYVSGRVARDPLEPTTYPIVFPSWDNAVRRTSATIIENHDSAQYKRWLDDAVSRVAARAPDERLVFLNAWNEWAEGCHLEPDQKHGLAFLDATADALGVPRKVLP; encoded by the coding sequence ATGCATGCGTCGCCGCCGCAGGACGCGCCGCGCGCACGCGCGATCGCGTTCTATCTGCCGCAGTTCCATCCGATTCCGGAGAATGACGCGTGGTGGGGCGCCGGCTTTACCGAGTGGACCAACGTGGTCACCGGCAAGCCGCGCTTCGCCGGGCACTACCAGCCGCATCTGCCGGCGGACTTGGGCTTCTACGACCTGCGCGTGCCGGAAACGCGGCAAGCGCAGGCGAGCATGGCGCGCGCGGCCGGCATCGAGGCATTCTGCTATTACCACTACTGGTTCAAGGGCAAGCGGTTGCTGCATCGCCCCATTGACGAGGTGCTGGCGTCGGGCGAACCGGATTTCCCGTTCTGTTTCTGCTGGGCCAACCAGACCTGGTCGCGCGCGTGGAGCGGGCGCGATCATGACGTGCTGATCGCTCAGGACTACGGCGATGCGGACGATGCCGCGCACATCGCGTGGCTGATCGACGCGTTCCGCGACCCGCGCTACGTGCGTGTGGATGGGCGGCCGCTGTTCCTGGTCTACCTGCCCGAGTCGTTGCCCGATGCGACGGCGCTGCTGGCGCGCTGGCGGCAGGCGTGCGTCGATGCCGGCGTGGCGTCGCCGTATTTCTGCGGCATGCGCACCGGCTTCTCGACGCTGGACGCGGCGGGCATCCGCGCGCTGGGGTTCGATGGCGTGGTGGAGTTCGAACCCAACCGCAAACACTTCCCCGCGTCGAAGAACGCGACCGGCCATGCGGTCTCGCTGCTGCAACGCTTGCTGCCGGCGCGCTGGTACGACGCACTGCGCAATAGCCGGTTCCTCGGCAATCGCAACCTAAACACCGTCGTCGACTACGCGGCATACGTGTCGGGCCGCGTGGCGCGCGACCCGTTGGAACCGACGACGTATCCGATCGTCTTCCCGAGCTGGGACAACGCGGTGCGCCGCACGTCGGCGACGATCATCGAGAACCACGATAGCGCGCAGTACAAGCGCTGGCTCGACGATGCCGTGTCGCGCGTCGCTGCGCGCGCGCCCGATGAGCGCCTGGTGTTCCTCAACGCCTGGAACGAATGGGCGGAAGGCTGCCACCTGGAACCCGACCAGAAACACGGGCTCGCCTTCCTCGACGCCACGGCCGATGCGCTCGGCGTGCCGCGCAAGGTGCTGCCATGA
- a CDS encoding GDP-mannose 4,6-dehydratase, which translates to MATILITGISGQDGSYLAEQLREEGHAVVGLLRKGRTAPVRRVDGVEYAEWDFADVAALRGLLQSLRPAAFYNLAAFSTGAGMYDDAVAIGEFNGIAVARMLQAIVETDSLIRFCQASSSEMFGDPVDAPQHETTPFRPQSPYGAAKLFAHTAIRACRERHGAFACSAILYNHESPRRGPAFVTRKIADAVARIHAGDREPLPLGNLEARRDWGYAPDYVRAMRLMLAQDRADDYVVATGQLHSVREFCEVAFSHAGLDYRDWVKDNAADLRHDARGPLVGDAARARDRLGWRPTKDFEALVRLMVDASIASLAAKDSMS; encoded by the coding sequence ATGGCCACGATCCTCATCACCGGCATCAGCGGGCAGGACGGCAGCTACCTCGCCGAGCAGTTGCGCGAGGAAGGGCATGCCGTTGTCGGGCTGTTGCGCAAGGGGCGCACAGCGCCCGTGCGACGCGTCGACGGCGTCGAGTACGCCGAGTGGGATTTCGCCGACGTGGCCGCGCTGCGCGGGCTGTTGCAGTCGTTGCGTCCCGCCGCCTTCTACAACCTCGCCGCCTTCTCGACTGGCGCCGGCATGTACGACGATGCCGTCGCGATCGGGGAATTCAACGGCATCGCCGTTGCCCGCATGCTGCAGGCAATCGTCGAGACCGATTCCTTGATCCGCTTCTGCCAGGCCTCGAGCAGCGAGATGTTCGGCGACCCCGTCGACGCGCCGCAACACGAAACCACGCCGTTCCGGCCGCAGAGTCCCTATGGCGCCGCGAAGCTGTTCGCCCACACCGCGATCCGCGCCTGCCGCGAGCGGCATGGCGCATTCGCCTGCTCGGCTATCCTCTACAACCACGAGAGCCCGCGCCGCGGACCGGCCTTCGTCACGCGCAAGATCGCCGACGCAGTCGCGCGGATCCATGCTGGCGACCGCGAACCGTTGCCCCTGGGCAATCTCGAAGCCCGGCGCGACTGGGGCTACGCGCCCGATTACGTGCGGGCGATGCGCCTGATGCTGGCGCAGGACCGGGCGGACGACTACGTCGTCGCCACCGGCCAGCTGCATTCGGTGCGTGAGTTCTGCGAGGTTGCGTTCTCCCATGCGGGCCTCGACTATCGCGACTGGGTGAAGGACAACGCGGCCGACCTGCGCCACGACGCCCGCGGCCCGCTGGTCGGCGATGCCGCCAGGGCCCGCGACCGCCTCGGGTGGCGGCCCACGAAGGATTTCGAGGCGCTCGTGCGCCTGATGGTCGACGCGTCGATCGCGTCGCTCGCTGCCAAGGATTCGATGTCATGA
- a CDS encoding class I SAM-dependent methyltransferase → MTQALDRCRICGNTHLEQVLDLGEQMLTGVFPRSRDAQVTTGPLRLVKCFDKDGCGLLQLAHSYDLGEMYGDNYGYRSGLNASMVRHLHAKVERVLRLVSLREGDLVVDVGANDGTTLGAYPESLGADLLGIDPTGAKFRQYYKPHVDLCADFFTADTLRKVRPGKRVRVLTSFSMFYDLEAPMAFMRDVHDVLADDGVWVFEQSYMPTMLDALSYDTVCHEHLEYYALRQVKWMADRVGFTIVDLEFNDVNGGSFSVTAAKSTSGMAESPVVARVLAEERAAGLDTLAPFEDFARRTAQSRDGLRAFIECARAEGKSIAALGASTKGNVLLQYCGITTDDIAEVGEVNPDKFGAMTPGTYLPIAPESDVLAHGHDYHLVLPWHFRRHFLANPAYAGRTLVFPLPELQALVSGAPA, encoded by the coding sequence ATGACGCAAGCCCTCGACCGCTGCCGCATCTGCGGCAACACGCATCTCGAGCAGGTCCTCGACCTCGGCGAGCAGATGCTGACCGGCGTGTTCCCGCGTTCGCGCGATGCGCAGGTGACCACCGGCCCGCTGCGGCTGGTGAAGTGCTTCGACAAGGACGGCTGCGGCCTGTTGCAGTTGGCGCATTCGTACGACCTCGGCGAGATGTACGGCGACAACTACGGCTACCGCTCCGGGCTCAACGCAAGCATGGTGCGGCACCTGCATGCGAAGGTCGAACGCGTGCTGCGCCTGGTATCCCTGCGCGAAGGCGATCTCGTCGTCGATGTCGGCGCCAACGACGGCACGACGCTCGGCGCATACCCGGAATCGCTCGGTGCCGATCTGCTTGGCATCGATCCCACCGGCGCCAAGTTCCGCCAGTACTACAAGCCGCACGTCGACCTGTGCGCGGATTTCTTCACCGCCGATACGCTGCGCAAGGTGCGCCCGGGCAAGCGCGTGCGCGTGCTGACCTCGTTCTCGATGTTTTACGATCTCGAAGCCCCGATGGCTTTCATGCGCGACGTGCACGACGTGCTCGCCGACGATGGCGTGTGGGTGTTCGAACAGAGCTACATGCCGACGATGCTCGACGCCCTGTCGTACGACACTGTCTGCCATGAACACCTGGAGTACTACGCGCTCAGGCAGGTGAAATGGATGGCGGACCGCGTGGGCTTCACGATCGTCGATCTCGAGTTCAACGACGTCAACGGCGGGAGCTTCTCGGTCACGGCGGCCAAGTCGACATCGGGCATGGCCGAGAGCCCCGTGGTAGCGCGTGTGCTCGCTGAGGAGCGCGCCGCGGGGCTGGACACGCTTGCGCCGTTCGAGGATTTTGCACGCCGCACCGCGCAATCGCGCGACGGCCTGCGCGCCTTCATCGAGTGCGCCAGGGCGGAGGGCAAGTCCATCGCAGCGCTCGGTGCCTCGACCAAGGGCAACGTGCTGCTGCAGTACTGCGGCATCACCACCGACGACATCGCGGAAGTCGGCGAAGTGAACCCCGACAAGTTCGGCGCGATGACGCCGGGTACGTACCTGCCGATCGCGCCGGAGTCGGACGTGCTCGCGCACGGCCACGACTACCACCTCGTGCTGCCGTGGCATTTCCGCCGCCACTTCCTCGCCAACCCGGCATACGCGGGCCGCACGCTTGTGTTCCCGTTGCCCGAGTTGCAGGCTCTCGTCTCGGGCGCGCCCGCGTGA
- a CDS encoding glycosyltransferase family 2 protein — MAVVFHPGLNAPAHPRVSVCIANFDGEALLPACIDSLLTQATGAAIEILVHDDCSRDRSVMLLRERYPQVHLIASDENVGFCIGNNRMVARARGDYVLLLNNDAALAPDAIARLLEMAELMGRPAILTLPQLDWDTGALVDRGCLLDPFFNPIPNLDPVRDDVAYVIGACLWCPRGAWHALGGFPEWMESIGEDLYLCGLARMRGMPVRALHESHYRHRQGATFGGNRANAGLRTSIKRRRLSERNKTRALIVLTPGVFAWFLLALHVPALLLEGLALSVLRRDAALLREIYLPAIVTPFREWRMLRARRNEVQATRTISVFRWFSTVRWQLRKVAMLAKYGVPTVR; from the coding sequence ATGGCAGTGGTATTCCACCCAGGCCTGAACGCTCCTGCGCATCCGCGCGTCTCCGTGTGCATCGCCAACTTCGACGGCGAGGCGCTGCTGCCTGCGTGCATCGACTCGCTGCTGACGCAAGCGACCGGCGCCGCGATCGAGATCCTCGTCCACGACGACTGCTCGCGCGACCGCTCGGTGATGCTGCTGCGCGAACGCTACCCACAGGTGCACCTCATCGCCTCCGACGAGAACGTTGGCTTCTGCATCGGCAACAACCGCATGGTCGCGCGCGCCCGCGGCGACTACGTGCTGCTGCTGAACAACGACGCGGCGCTGGCGCCCGACGCGATCGCCCGACTGCTCGAGATGGCCGAACTGATGGGGCGGCCTGCGATCCTCACGCTGCCGCAGCTCGACTGGGACACCGGCGCGCTGGTGGATCGCGGCTGCCTGCTGGATCCGTTCTTCAACCCAATCCCGAACCTCGACCCGGTGCGCGACGACGTCGCCTACGTGATCGGCGCGTGCCTGTGGTGCCCACGCGGCGCGTGGCACGCGCTCGGCGGGTTCCCGGAGTGGATGGAGTCGATCGGCGAAGACCTGTACCTGTGCGGCCTCGCACGCATGCGCGGCATGCCGGTACGCGCGCTGCATGAAAGCCATTACCGCCATCGCCAAGGCGCGACGTTCGGCGGCAACCGCGCGAACGCAGGCCTGCGCACGTCCATCAAGCGCCGCCGCCTGAGCGAGCGCAACAAGACGCGCGCACTGATCGTGCTGACGCCGGGCGTCTTCGCGTGGTTTCTGCTTGCGCTGCACGTGCCCGCGCTGCTGCTCGAAGGCCTCGCGCTGTCGGTGCTGCGCCGCGACGCCGCCTTGCTGCGCGAGATCTACCTCCCCGCCATCGTCACGCCGTTCCGCGAATGGCGCATGCTGCGCGCGCGTCGCAACGAGGTGCAGGCCACGCGCACGATCTCCGTCTTCCGCTGGTTTTCCACCGTGCGCTGGCAGTTGCGCAAGGTGGCGATGCTCGCGAAGTACGGCGTGCCTACGGTGCGGTGA
- a CDS encoding FkbM family methyltransferase: protein MLAFVKRQANKFPAAKRAYHWARWKWHVFRDNWGALVWTRTRETVTPLGFKLHAGLHPAYEQMRNGTFEPEETALLAQLLQRVDRFIDVGANLGYYTCLALQNGRGVMAIEPQPRNLRSLYQNLISNGWERNAEVMPVALAASPGLLTLYGASGPSASLLKNWAGYSSRHSQTVAVATLDNLLAGRFDNERLLVKIDVEGAELGVLQGAQVTLRRGVRPMWLLEVCLHEFHPDGFNPDFLQVFQTFWDNGYEAYTAEATPRRVPRERVEAWWAARRTDSGTFNYIFATPDAVAGLTAP, encoded by the coding sequence ATGCTCGCCTTCGTCAAACGCCAGGCCAACAAGTTTCCGGCGGCCAAGCGCGCGTACCACTGGGCGCGCTGGAAGTGGCACGTGTTCCGCGACAACTGGGGGGCGCTGGTGTGGACGCGCACGCGCGAGACGGTGACGCCGCTCGGCTTCAAGCTCCACGCGGGCCTGCACCCGGCGTACGAACAGATGCGCAACGGCACGTTCGAACCGGAGGAAACCGCGCTGCTCGCGCAACTGCTGCAGCGCGTGGACCGTTTCATCGACGTGGGCGCCAACCTCGGTTACTACACGTGCCTGGCGCTGCAGAATGGGCGCGGCGTGATGGCGATCGAACCGCAACCGCGCAACCTGCGCAGCCTGTACCAGAACCTGATCAGCAACGGTTGGGAGCGCAACGCGGAAGTCATGCCCGTCGCGCTCGCCGCATCGCCGGGATTGCTGACGCTGTACGGTGCGTCTGGTCCGTCGGCGTCGCTGCTGAAGAACTGGGCCGGCTATTCGTCGCGCCACAGCCAGACGGTCGCGGTGGCGACACTCGACAATCTGCTGGCCGGCCGTTTCGACAACGAGCGGCTGCTGGTCAAGATCGACGTCGAAGGCGCGGAGCTAGGCGTGCTGCAGGGCGCGCAGGTGACGCTGCGCCGCGGCGTGCGCCCGATGTGGCTGCTCGAAGTGTGCCTGCACGAATTCCACCCAGACGGCTTCAACCCGGACTTCCTGCAGGTGTTCCAGACGTTCTGGGACAACGGCTACGAGGCGTACACGGCCGAAGCGACGCCGCGGCGCGTGCCGCGCGAACGCGTGGAAGCGTGGTGGGCGGCGCGGCGCACGGACTCGGGTACGTTCAACTACATCTTCGCCACGCCCGACGCGGTGGCCGGCCTCACCGCACCGTAG
- a CDS encoding lipopolysaccharide biosynthesis protein: MRLARNMAAGMANSVVVVLINLIALPFYLRFLGMEAYGLIGFYATLQTVLQVLDLGLAPTVSREIAHGAETGQQRRSASLLRTLGVVYVGVAVAIAAIVASIAPWIGAHWLQAKALPDAAVAQAVALMGVNLACRWPISLYHGALVGAHRLARSAATSMTINICAAFTTIAVLAWGVRSIQAFFVVQAGFGLLQAIVLHVLARRAVGERGAPYDFGDLKRVWHFSAWMGGVAIGGLLLTQVDKLVLSRTLDLATFGHYVLATLVVSGLQVLTTPLFSALFPKFSALFARGDIVSLEYLYDAGTRLFATALFALAFLLVFQAGALLDIWLRNPALSADVAPLVAWLAIGMSLTGIMYFPYTLQLAAGKPRLAFFTTLVLLLVMLPLVILLAMRFGALGGAWAWAILGVLYVLLGTWLTGRKVMAFAGWPWLTRNVAVPLMATLLPALLGAWISRTLAVGPWVAAGIGGLAALAGIGLGVAGTFAPREFRRVIDMALGRPTPAGHGLS; this comes from the coding sequence ATGCGCCTGGCGCGGAACATGGCGGCGGGGATGGCCAACTCGGTCGTCGTCGTGCTGATCAACCTCATCGCGCTGCCGTTCTACCTGCGCTTCCTCGGCATGGAGGCGTACGGCCTGATCGGCTTCTACGCGACGCTGCAGACCGTGCTGCAGGTGCTCGATCTCGGCTTGGCGCCGACGGTCAGCCGCGAAATCGCGCACGGCGCGGAAACCGGCCAGCAACGCCGCTCGGCCTCGCTGCTGCGCACGCTCGGCGTGGTGTACGTCGGTGTCGCGGTCGCGATCGCCGCCATCGTCGCGTCGATCGCGCCGTGGATCGGCGCGCACTGGCTGCAGGCGAAAGCCCTGCCCGACGCGGCCGTCGCCCAGGCTGTTGCACTGATGGGCGTGAATCTCGCCTGCCGCTGGCCCATCAGCCTGTACCACGGCGCGCTGGTCGGTGCCCACCGGCTCGCGCGTTCGGCCGCGACGAGCATGACAATCAACATATGCGCCGCATTCACCACCATTGCGGTGCTCGCCTGGGGCGTGCGCAGCATCCAGGCGTTCTTCGTCGTACAAGCAGGCTTCGGGTTGCTGCAAGCGATCGTGTTGCACGTGCTCGCGCGGCGGGCGGTGGGGGAACGCGGCGCGCCCTACGACTTCGGCGATCTGAAACGGGTATGGCATTTCTCCGCGTGGATGGGGGGCGTGGCGATCGGCGGCCTCCTGCTGACGCAGGTCGACAAGCTCGTGCTGAGCCGCACGCTCGACCTCGCGACGTTCGGCCATTACGTGCTCGCCACGCTGGTCGTCAGCGGCCTGCAGGTGCTGACCACGCCGCTGTTCAGCGCGCTTTTCCCCAAGTTTTCTGCGTTGTTCGCGCGCGGCGACATCGTGTCGCTCGAATATCTCTACGACGCGGGCACCCGGCTGTTCGCCACGGCGCTCTTCGCGCTCGCCTTCCTGCTCGTGTTCCAGGCGGGGGCCCTGCTCGACATCTGGTTGCGCAATCCCGCGCTGTCGGCGGATGTTGCGCCCCTGGTCGCGTGGCTGGCGATCGGCATGTCGCTCACCGGCATCATGTATTTCCCCTACACGCTGCAGCTGGCCGCAGGCAAGCCCAGGCTGGCCTTCTTCACCACGCTGGTCCTGCTCCTCGTGATGCTGCCGCTGGTGATCCTGCTGGCGATGCGATTCGGCGCGCTCGGCGGCGCCTGGGCGTGGGCGATCCTCGGTGTGCTCTACGTGCTACTCGGAACGTGGCTGACCGGGCGCAAGGTGATGGCCTTCGCAGGTTGGCCATGGCTCACGCGCAATGTAGCGGTGCCCTTGATGGCCACGCTGCTGCCAGCGTTGCTTGGCGCGTGGATTTCCCGCACGCTCGCGGTCGGCCCATGGGTGGCCGCGGGGATCGGCGGACTCGCCGCGCTCGCGGGGATCGGACTTGGCGTCGCCGGGACGTTCGCGCCCCGGGAATTCCGCCGCGTCATCGACATGGCGCTCGGCCGTCCGACGCCCGCCGGGCACGGCCTTTCTTGA
- the gmd gene encoding GDP-mannose 4,6-dehydratase, producing MGSDVKRALIAGVTGQDGAYLAELLLEKGYEVHGIKRRASSFNTKRIDHLYRDPHEAGVRFFLHHGDVTDSSSLIRIMQQTQPDEVYNLAAQSHVAVSFEQPEYTADTNALGTLRLLEAIRILGMRDRTRFYQASTSEMYGMVQEVPQRETTPFYPRSPYAAAKLYAYWITVNYREAHGIHASNGILFNHESPVRGENFVTRKITRGLARIKLGLQPCLYLGNLDAKRDWGHARDYVVAQWLILQQDNPSDYVIASGHQYSVREFVTAVARELDIDLTWRGSGLDEQGVDGEGRVIVAIDPRYFRPSEVDTLLGDASKAKRELGWSATIGFDDLVREMAQADLHAAQRDALITQHGYRADDFNE from the coding sequence ATGGGTTCTGACGTGAAGCGAGCATTGATTGCCGGCGTCACTGGGCAAGATGGCGCCTATCTTGCGGAGCTCTTGCTGGAGAAGGGATATGAAGTTCACGGAATAAAGCGTCGTGCTTCGTCATTCAACACCAAGCGCATCGACCACCTCTACCGCGATCCGCACGAGGCCGGCGTCCGGTTCTTCCTGCACCACGGCGACGTGACCGATTCGTCGAGCCTGATCCGCATCATGCAGCAGACGCAGCCGGACGAAGTCTACAACCTCGCCGCGCAGAGCCACGTCGCGGTGTCGTTCGAACAGCCCGAATATACCGCCGACACCAACGCGCTTGGCACGCTGCGCCTGCTCGAAGCGATCCGCATCCTTGGCATGCGCGACCGCACGCGCTTCTACCAGGCCTCCACCTCCGAGATGTACGGCATGGTGCAGGAGGTCCCGCAGCGCGAGACGACGCCGTTCTACCCGCGCTCGCCGTACGCGGCCGCCAAGCTCTACGCGTACTGGATCACGGTGAACTACCGCGAAGCACACGGCATCCACGCGAGCAACGGCATCCTGTTCAACCATGAGTCGCCGGTGCGCGGCGAGAACTTCGTCACCCGCAAGATCACGCGCGGGCTGGCACGTATCAAGCTCGGGCTGCAGCCGTGCCTGTACCTGGGCAATCTCGACGCCAAGCGCGACTGGGGCCACGCGCGCGACTACGTCGTCGCGCAATGGCTGATCCTGCAGCAGGACAATCCGAGCGATTACGTGATCGCCTCGGGGCACCAATACAGCGTGCGGGAGTTCGTCACGGCGGTCGCGCGCGAGCTGGACATCGACCTCACCTGGCGCGGCAGCGGCCTGGACGAGCAGGGCGTCGACGGCGAAGGGCGGGTGATCGTCGCGATCGATCCGCGCTACTTCCGCCCTTCGGAAGTCGACACGCTGCTGGGCGATGCATCCAAGGCGAAGCGCGAGCTCGGCTGGTCGGCGACGATCGGTTTCGACGACCTCGTGCGCGAAATGGCGCAGGCCGACCTACATGCCGCGCAGCGCGACGCCTTGATCACGCAGCACGGCTACCGCGCCGACGACTTCAACGAGTAA